CATCACAAGTAAATTAATGGTAAATGTGGTGAAACGCTGTATCAATCCATAAAAAAGCAACATTGCTGAGATAACTTAGAGATAACTTGACCAATTCGTTTCTAGTTACTTTGTATGTTTTGAAGTATTACATTCTACCATGTTCTTTAGTACATGTATGTATTTGTGTGTACACATGCGTGTGTTGTATATGGGCTTGAACATAACATGAGCACCTTGTTTCTAtgaagtaattattttaaaacatgacattaatCTTCAATGTATCTTATCatcatattttgtatttttgaggtgTGACACTTCATCTGCATATGACTATTTTCTGtacaaaaaaaatacttttaaaaatgttgtaatATATGTGAAAGTGAAAAGCTATCGCTCAGTTTTACAGGCTGTAAATACCTATCAAAAATAGggcttttttaaaatacaagGGATTATCTTTATACATATGCAGATTTTTTCAGAGACGCTGTTTTGGGTAAAAGGATAAAAAGTGTTCAACTGGGCTGTGCGAGAGAATGCAGAAGGCTCTGTCGTCTTTAACGCACAGTTAGTTGCATGCCATTTCTTTGAATAATCGAATCAAATGTGCATCACAGTATTCGGGCAGTGCTGCCTTATAGTATATTTAGATGGTAATTTTTAGcatttttcagtgtttttgtACTGACTCTATAAAATGTGATTCAAGCATGAACCCGATGAAATGAATCTCCCCTGCACAGTATTCAAGAGTCATCAATAACaaatttacatacagtatatagtaAATATTCTTGCACCCGTATGTGTTCAACTAAAACAGTTTGCATTACTTACCCTTCTTATGTGGCATTCTCAAGTTTTTTGTGGCATAATTTTGTAAAGGCAAACAGGGTCAAAGTTATGCAATAATAATGAGTGCCTAGTATTATAAACATTATCTCATACACGGGACGTTTGTGCATGGATACTAACAAAATAAAGTGCTCTACAAACAAGAGCACCTGAAGTTGCCTGGTTAAAGTAcccccaaaaaatgaaaatagttgAAATGCACTGAGCCTTATGTACCATTTGTCATCAGAAGGTGAAGCTGTGAAATTCCCAGTTAGTGTTTGTTTGAACATTCTGTGTGtcctacatttattttgtatggtATTTGTATTTTACTCCCCTATATGGAAGGATGCATCAACAGGACTTATTGTATGGTTTCGGGCGTCCCCGGTTATAATAGAGCAGTCACAAGAACCGAATGTTAAGACACTGGTGGCAGCGTTTGTTTTTTTGGTAATTCCTCTGTGAACAACATTGATCCCTCTCGAGTCTCTGTAAAATATTGCTTTTGTTTCTATATTTACTTACTTTGGAATCAAAATATTTACTCCGTTGCCTTTGTTTCTTGTTTTGCTGATATTCTGTAATTATCTTTCTTGTATTTATGTATAGTAGTGTGTGTATTGTAAATATATTCAGAGGTTTTTTGTTGTAAAGTTGTTATATTTTACCCTGATACACTTCAAAGGGAGTCCCTTTACATTAAACCCTGTTGGAGGATGTCACGTCCCGGTCATTTCAAAGGTTGAACATGTTTTCAGCTTTATTTCGGTTCTTCAGAGGTCGTCTAAATATTCTGTGCTTTTTGCTATTCTCTGTATTTTCGTTTTCCAGAAGATTGAGCTGTGAATTGAAATTGAGGTTACACTTGTTTGATAATCTAATCGGAGGCATGGAAGTTAATAAACTTGCATTTTGTATGGAACATGAATCTGCATAAACTATTATTTACACTTACACTCCTATTTACTATGCATAAACATTTCAAaaggttaaaggtgcagtgtgtaaattttggTGGCATCtggtggtgaggttgcgaactgCAGCCAGCGGCTCGGCcgctgctcacccctcgcttttgaaacgcatagagaagctacggtagccgccaccagaaaaaaactttcatcaacggagacaacttagtgaaaaaagtttgtccgttaagggtttctgtaaaaaaacatggcggcacaaaatggcgacttccaggtaaggggaccctctgtatatgtagataaaaacgtctcattctaaggtagtaaaaacataacggttcattataaaaaggtctttatacacccctgataatatagttttgtatattattttgcatttctgtcaagagatccttttgaaaattacacactgcacctttaacagaatACAAAAAATTATGTACACTGTCAGATATCTATCGCTGGGGTGGTaggtttgatttttttacctttacaggtatacaaaacacaacacagtgttgtaccttaaggacctattgtgtacctttaaagctacagttaaatgttttgtacccctagtatttaaagggacactcgacttaaatttgatttttaacattttggaatccattcaggtgATCTCTGGGTCGggcgctggcacttttggcatggcttggcatggtccattgagtctgattggaccattagcatcgtgctaaaaataaccaaagagtttggatatttttcctatttaaaacttgactcttctgtagttacatcgtctactaagaccaacagaaaattaaagttgcgattttcttggcagatatgtctagaaactatactctcattctggcgtaataatcaagaactttgctgccgtaacatgactgcaggacgcgcaataatattacgcactgcccgaaaatagtcccatgctattgaaagttacgaaggggactattttcggctgctgtttaaatattaaatgtttaactcaggaaatatatatatataaaaaaagtggagtgtccctttaaattgtaCACAGTTGGTCCATATGGTATAATACTGTACCCCAGAAGGTACAACAGTAGGTACAAAAAGGAACATTTAAGGGTGCCACCCCAATGAcagaaaaagtttttttctgacagtatacAGAAGGACCGCCCACCTAAATATAAAGTGACTCATTTGGGTGTATTGCACAATGGTGGCTCACGGTTGAAACATTTTATACCACACTGATGGTGTGAAATGCAATTCTTGAGCAAAAACAAATCatatatagttttttattaacaccGTTTACagttaaatcatatttttttgtaCTGTGTCTAAAAAGCTATCTTCATTCTTGTTGGTTTCATACAGCACTGATGTTATTATTTGGTAATATCTCGTGGCTCTTCTCTTAAGGGTTTAAGACATCACACTGAGCATATAAGTGCTTTCAGCAAATGGCATTCGCTTAAGAGGATCACAGCTAAACTACTGTTTGATCCATATTCTCATCTGCAAAGATCATCTAAATGTCAGGTCAAATAGTGAATTAAACTATTGTTCCTttccatgaaagaaaataaatgagtTCCCTATTGACAAAAGGCATTTCAAAGAAACATGAAGGCGTAGGCTCCGTGATAACAATCTTACTCGGATACAAAGCGGTCGGGGTGATTCTGGCCATGTTTAACAAGTATTATgttacataaaaaacataaaatcttAGTTACTACCTGATAATCGGCAATCATCCAATAACATCACTCTGCAAGTCTTGTCAATGAGCTGTAATGCGCTTTCTTAGAATTTAGCAATCATGTTTTATAAAACCTGTAGGTATAACAATAACATGGCATGTAGTCAATTTATATACAGTTTACTGCACCAAACATTTGTTCTGGTCTGATTGTATTCCTCTGTGTGTTACCTAAATAGTAAACTCAACGAAAACTAGTACTAAGCATGAACAACACCTGCTTGTCTAAGACCTAATTCACAAAATAATACACGCTATGAATGAAAAATCTGGATTATTTGACAAAGGCCATTAACTGTGAATCAGCTGTTTTTGTGATAATTACAGTATCTGTATCTTTTAAAGTGGTTGCTAACACTTAAATGTCAGTTTTTAGCTCTGTGGCTTACGGAAATCTGACAGATTACATCATCAACTGTATTGTTTCGTTCATTTACACTTTAATGCACCACACCTACACTAATCACCAATCAGATGTGACCAGACCTTGGGAAATCGCATGTGACAGTGCACATGCAGGACACTCCAGTTTTACCTGACAGACTGATGTTTACTGTGTATCATTAAATGCCTCTATTTTAAGAATcttaataataatgatgatgatgtgtgCACCTGTATTTATCTAAGTGAGGGAAATTAGTGCTATTAGTGGGTGTGCTGTCACATTTTAATCTTAAGCAGTTTAAACTTTAAATGACAGCAATTATAGGTTTTCATTGGATTTAGTCACAAAATGGAGGACTTATTATTTGTGTGCATGTCTTATCTTGCAAACTGACTGTACTGTATAAACACTGGAAATCTTGGCATTACACAcgttaaaataaaggtgcttcacgatgccattGAAGAACCTATTTTTGGTGAacggttccataaagaacctttaacatccaaataACCTTTCGGTTAcccaaaaggttctttgtagtgaaaatgttttctttaaatttataaaggtatgaaagaaatggttattggactgaatggttctttaagaaaccaaaatgtgtttttctatGGCATCCCTGCGAAGAACCTTTCAAGTACCTTTAGTTTAAAGAATGCACTATAAAATCTATAATGCTTTCAACTTAAATACAAAATCTGTGAGGCAGTatctctaaaataaaaataagactgGAAACATTTTATCTTTATAATGGAAAAGTAAAGGTTTTATGAATCCACACATACAGATGTAACGCACACCGTAAGCCAAACAAAGTAATGTAAACATGCAGCTGCATTGTTCCACATAATGCAGCCACTTACAGCACTATTACTGCAAAGATTTCTAAAACCGCGTCCCTGTAACCCAAACGTGCGCCACATTTGATGTGAGCACgagttacatttataaaatagaaaacaaatcTGTGCAAAATAAATACACGCCGGAggaatatgtacatttaaagctATCATTTATCCCAAACAAATGCATAGTaaggtaaacaaacaattacacTATGGAAGGAAATGATATCTGATCTGTCCTGCCAGAAAAATACAGCATTCGTCGTACCTCTTATTGCATTTTCGGTGAAACACCGAAACTGACACCGAAAGGAGTTCGTATCAGTATATGAAACTTCAGATTGTGCTCTGTAAAACACtttggcctggtttcacagacaaggcttagctaaagccaggactaggctttagttaaattaagatgtttaaggaTCTTTATAAAGATGCCTTGAAAAAGATGTTACTGGCACAtcttaagatctgtcagtgcaagttattttctgttgagacagctccaacatgtgttttagtctaagacttaaaggattagtccactttcttaaaaataatccaggtaatttactcaccaccaccatgtcatccaaaatgttgatgtccctCCCTGCTCAGTCGAGAACAAACAACGTTTCTTGAGGAAAACATACCAGGATTcctctcattttaatggaccccaacacgtaacagctttaatgcagttttaaattgCAGCTcaaaaggactccaaacgatcccaaacgaggcacaagggtcccatccagcgaaacgattgtcattgttgacaagaaaaataaaaaatatgcacttttaaaccacaacttctcgtctatctccggtcctgtgacgcgccagtgcgacctcacgtaattgtttaatgccgtggaaaggtcacgtgttacatatatgaaacgcacatttgcgaaccattttaaacaataaactgacacaaagacattaataagtatcattcgacatacaacaacatcgaaacggtcctctttctccacactgggGCGTAGCTTCgtatacgtcatccgtgacctcttgacgtattgcttgaggtcgcgctggcgcctCACAGGAGATagagtgcatttttttttctcgtcaaaaatgacaatcgttttgctagacaagacccccatgcctcGCCTGGGATCGTCCAGAGTCCTTCAAAACGGCAATTCAAAACTGCACCAAAACTGccaagtattggggtccattaaagtccatcaaaatgagaaaaatcctggaatgctttccccaaaaaacataacttcttctcgactgaacagagaaagacatcaacaccctggatgacatggtgttgagcaaattatctggattttttttttaagaaaatggactttaacccttgtctgtgaaaccgggtGCTGACCTTTTAAATCACCATCAAAACCAATTACAATTTGGACTGAATTTCACTCTTTCTGTTTCTTTGGTGTTCAGAAGCTACACTTGATTTTCTAATCACTCTGTGGTTCCCGCACAAATTTCTGCGGCTTCGTTTACGGTTAAGTGCAGCTTTCGAGAAATGTTAATTTGTTCTGACTTAGCATTTGCGGCTCGTGTCATTAATGTGGGTTTGGTTCGACAACTCTAAAATGAAATCAAACAAGAGCTGACTGTTGTTACGATATAATTTACCTCGTGACACGACTAACAGTGTTCACTTAAAGAGCAGTAAAACCGCCTACAACgtcttaaattgtatattttccTGTGGCACCTCAAATCTACAAGGTAAAAAAGGCACATTTAAAGTAGTTGCGTCATAAATAATCACCTCCAAGTATGCAGACGAATGAATCGAACAACAAACAAAAGAATGTCTCAACTGGCAGATGAGCAATGTTCTCATCAATTAGCTGGTTTCGTGACCACAGGAGCCGTACCGGCGGCAGGGTTTGGTCCTGTTGTACCTGATGAACTGCCAAAACCCAAGATTAACTGACACACCCAAATCCTAATTAGTATCATCATCAGAGGTCCCGATAGCTCTCCCGCAGCACCGTCAGAAAAACGAGACTGGGCGGCTCTAGTTCTGGTGTCTTTTCATGTGGAGGGCCAGGTGGTCCGATCGCGAGAAGCAACGGCTGCATACGGCGCACTGGAAAGGTTTGGCTCCCGTGTGCTTCCTGAAGTGGCGCGTCAGCTCGTCAGAACGGGCGAACCGCCAATCGCACCCCTCCCACGAGCACTTATATGGCTTTTCGCCTGAAACAAAACATGCAAATTCTGGAGGGGATGACACCAGCTTTGTAAACATTCGCACAACCACAGGTATGCATAGCTTTAAAACATTATGATATGATCAAAGAGCAGAAATAGTTAAAATGGGAACAAGTTTGAAACACTTGGAACTACTTGGAAACATGTGCTACTTATATCAAAACTCACCTGTGTGAGTCCGTAAATGGGCCTTCAAATGTGAGGACTTGGTGTAGACTTTCTTACACCCTGATGcaagagaaaacaaaaatattaatattataacattTCCAATTAAAGCTCATTTCCATTGCATACACATTAGCATCCTAGCTAAATCTGAccattgcgttagcagcacaaaaagtCATaggtttaaagggatactccacttttttgaaaaaaacacttgatttttaccattttggaatccatttagccgatcccaggggtctggcggtatcacttttagcatagcttagcataatccattgaatctggttagaccattagcatcgcgctcaaaaataaccaaagagtttcgatatttttccaatttaaaacttgactcttctgtagtaacatAATGTACTAAGACCAaagcagtgcccgaaaatagttctcttggttactttcaatagcaagggactattttcgggcactgcctaatatcattgcgcctgctgcagccatggtatggCAGTaaattccttgattattatgccggaataagagtatagttcctagccatattggcctagaaaatcgcaacttttaattttccgtcttttttagtacacaatgtaactaagagtcaagttttaaataggaaaaatattaaaactctttgattatttttgagcgtgatgctaatggtctaatcagattcaatggattatgctaagctaagctaaaagtAGTACCGCCAGCCCCGGAGATCggccgaatggattccaaaacggcaaaaatcaaatatttaaatctaggggagctggaaaattggCATATCTTcagaaaaagtggagtgtccctttaatcccaggaaacacatacgtataaaatgtataacttgaaaTGCACTGTAgtggctttggataaaagcttaTGCCAAATGTAGGCCTACATGTAAGATGCTTAGTCAAATCATTTCACctataaatatattatcattcaaaaaagttacttttataaCCTACAATGTATGAACACATAAATGCTACTGTACATTAAATGACATAAAACGGTTTGCGAATCTCAGTCCATCAACTCAACTTGGCTCACCTGGTACATCACAGTGATGTATTCTTCGTTTGTCAAGATCTGGATTGTTCCTGCGGGTGAATTGAGCAGGAACTGCTTGCGTTTGCACAGATGGAGCAAGACCTGGGCCTGGGGAAACACCTGCCATTTTTGAGGCCATGCTCACAGCATACGACGGAGGTGGCGACAGGTTCTGTATGAGTTCTTTCCTCCTGTCCGGGCTGCCGGGTTCCGAATTCGGCGGGGAGGGCGGAAGATAAGCCGCCCTCTTCTGAGGATGATGCTGGCCCACCTGAGCAGGTAGAGGGTAACCGCCGCTTCCCATGTTACATAGGGATCTCTCTGCAATATGACCGGGCGGTGGATGAATGCTGTTATATGTTGACATCTGCGGGCATACGACATTGTGAGAATCGTGCGGTCCAGGCACATTAGGGTCGAGCTCAGAGTTCAACAGTTGAAACAAAGGAACATCTGGAAATTCGAGGGATGGCGTCTCGTGCTTGACATAAACGTTTCCGGTTTCTGCACCCGGGCTGTAGAGGTTTGTGTACTCTTGGTGCGGCACAGCAGGCGCAACCGCACCGTGGCAAGCGGAGTAGTTGAAAGACGAATGCAGAGGTTCTGTCTTGATCTGCGGCACCGTGGATCTCACAGGCCTGCACATGCCAGTCCGTAGGTAGGTGACATCAGGTAAGTAAACATTCATGTTTATGCTGTACGGTGCGCATTGGTCCATCATCAGTGAATTGTCTTGACAGAACTTCTTATGGTCTGTCAGCGTCTGGAACTGTTGTGGCAGGTATCCATCCATGTCTTGTTTGATCTGTTTGAAGAACAGAAAACAAGTTTTCAATCAAACGATTATACAATAGTCGAACGAAAACACGTTCATCCAGCTGTATCCGAGAACCGGGACTGGAATTGTGGCAAAAAACCAAAGCTGTCTATAACAATGCAACAATTCCTGAGAATTACAAGACGAGTTCACATGAACGCAGTTGCTTGactttaacatttttgtttgttattgtaATATCACTGTAACCACTCAAACTCATTTAatatcatttatatttttgggtAACAACTCTGAATACACGTGCTTGTTACTATGTTGTAcccaactctctctctctctctcccatcCATAAACTAGGAAATACTCCATCTGAATTTAGAGCCTACAGCTGCTCTGCTGTTATGGACTTTTCAGATTAAGGTCAGTGCAGAGTTCAGTACAATTCATCCTAACATTTCAAAACACATACATTCCCAAAACCATTCACTATACCCTAATACTGTTATGAAACACATCCACATACTGTACGTACACACATGCGCATCCATACCGTATTTATAAGACACTATAATAAAATGTAGCCTGTGCAGCGATCACGTCTTCTATAAGCGTAAACAAAACGCGCATTTCGTAAAGCATGTGTTACAAATCTCACACGCGATGTATAGATTGACTGTACCAGAATGTGATGCTTTGATGGAGTGTCATTAAATCCAGTGTGATCGTCTTCTCTTAATGGCTGTTGTGTTATTCTGGCCGTGGATCTTGCTCAACAAAGCGTTGCGCGTAAACGCATGTCCTCCGCTGGATACACGGAGATCACGTCATTCAATATGCCGCAAATGAAAACGACACGACACACAACACGAGATCCTCGAGCGCTTTAAGCGTTTGACAAGACAGATTACGCAACTGCCTCGTTTCAATGCCTCAAAAcggggcggggctttatcatcATCATACGTTTAATAATTCACCCAAACTGGTTTTAGGGAGCTATATTTAAAATAGGAATACAAGTAAAGTGAAACTAAGCATAGACCTGTACAAATAATCAAATATGCTATTCAGTTTCAATCTTAGTTGTCATACACACAAATGTCAGGTCACAACTGTTTTTCTGTTATCCACACAGTCAGAAATtccagggaatgagttaaatcaCATTTATgcctctatctctctctctctccccccttGGGCCATATGTGCTGGTATGCAAAACTGCTTGACTGCACTGCAGCTGCCTGTGTGGATTGCGTGTCCTATGCCAACATGCTAGAAAGAAGTGTTGAAGTAGGCAAAGTTGCTGCCAGGGACAAATATCAGAGATGTTTCGATGAAAATAGCACGAGATCAGAAAGATCACTCGGAATGCCTCACCATTTGTGATGATGTCCACATATAGGTTGGTTTAAATCTAATTCATGAGAACATAAATGGtgtaataatgtaaaaatgtaaatttacagTTGCAAATGATGGAAGCCTAACAGGTTTGTTTGGTTGACTCGCTGAATGATTGTGGCAGGTTCAACGTGTTTGTTCAATGAAAAACTCATTTCTATTCTTCGCAATGTGAGTTATTAGTAAACATGCGCCCTGAAATTCGCTCTCATTTCATTCTGAAAGGAAATCAATGTTGCAATAAgtaaaatgtatgcatttgctTGGTAAATGAattgtgatgtcaaaataaaggCCATTCCCATCATTCATATTTGAACCTACATTGTCTGGATTCACAGAAGCATTTAAAAACCAAACACAggcattttcagaaaaacaaagGCACACGTCAAACAGGTTCAGAGATTTGTTCTGCGACCAAACAAACCGCTGAATCTAAACAATGTGTCAGAACTCTGATGCTATTTTTTGCATAGTGAAGTTTGATTATAATTTGAGACTTTTACCTTAGTGGTTTACATTCACATTCATGATTGCCATGCAGAGATGATTTATTCATAAAGtacccaaacaaacaaatagACTAATTTCAAGTAAATAACGTGTGtaacataaaagaaaaaaaagtgcaTCACAAGACTTTTCATACGCATTGATGCGTCAACTATTCTGTTGGTCTATTGTATTTGTGACATTTTGTTTGATCAGTATATATATTCACATGAACATGCTTTATCGCCAAATGTCAAATAAAGACCCGGCGCTCTAAATATAGCCCTGTATTGAATGTGCATCAAAGACAAGCATTTCGTTTGCTCATTGGAGAATTTAAGGATCATAGCAGACGGGAGCATCTGTTGATGCTGGCACATGGACATCCACATATGAATGCAAGCGATTCATGTCGTACGTCATTTAAAACACACAATATGCTTAACAAATGTATAGCAGATTTTAGAAAATTTAAAGCATGAGACAGTGAGCATCCAATGTGTGCTTTATTTTGAATAAAGATCAAATATTAATactaaaataacagtatttTGACAGTCTGATATTTTGTGTAAACTCTAAATctgaaatatttttctttatgcTTTCTCTTAGGGATTATATTCAACAGTGATTGCGTACTGTATGTATTCAGCAATAGCAAGTTTTTAAGTCAACAGTGAAAGGTTGTAGTTTTAGAGGGTGTGGTGTGTGAGAAAAATCAAGTCAGTGGGATTAGCGGTAGGCTTAATGAAAGTGCTGGTTAAGAAGTTAAGATGTGTTTATTTGGCTTATGTTGTAGTGTAGCACAAAGATGTCttctaaacaaataaatgtaaataaactaaaaaagaTAAAgcgagagaaaaagagagagagagataagtGTGTAATGTAATAAACACCAGGGCGTCTTACGAACTTACAAACTGTTAAAAGAGTAGTTACTATAGTACTGCCTACACAAATAGCTCCACTCTGGCCAATGACAAATGAATGCATTCTTATTTGTGTTtgcttttatttgttttgtacttgtgttaagttttaaataaacatcattGGACCTTTTGACAGCATAGTTTTTAGGTTATTTGTATAACCTAAGCAGACTACATACAGTATTCTTTAAATAGTCAGTGAAAGTCATAAATCTCAGGAGTGCAAACTAAATGAGCCCAACCCCAAAAAAAGATTATATGATTGGGTAAAAATTTGAGGCGAAATAAGATTATAAAACTAGTGCTATATACAACACCAGTAGACTGTTTATGCTGCTCTTTGGTGGAAATGAATTAAGTCTTCtattaatgtgttattttcagatGTATTTAGAATATGTATACTTGATTTGGGGGTAAAGTCATGTTTAAATATAGTGAAATGTGCATATTTGTTTGATTTTGTGGATCTTTGATCTTTTTGATTCACCAAGCTTAGCTCGATGAAAAACATTAATTGTGAAACTGATTAGGCAAAATTACggtcatttaaaaataataagaatTTTGAATTGTGTGAAAGCCATTATTAGGGATTCCCACAATCAAACtcatcaaaattaaattaatggcGATTTGTATAATTGAGTTCTGAAACCATGCAAACAGCTAAACAGGCTCAGTTGACTGTTTATTATACTTGccttttaattattattatttaatttttttaaatatattttaaacatcttAGATGTTTCTTTCTACACAGTGTGAACATAGTGTCAATGTTAGTATGTCAGGAACAATATACAGTACACTGAAGAat
This genomic interval from Misgurnus anguillicaudatus chromosome 17, ASM2758022v2, whole genome shotgun sequence contains the following:
- the klf5b gene encoding Krueppel-like factor 5, which codes for MDGYLPQQFQTLTDHKKFCQDNSLMMDQCAPYSINMNVYLPDVTYLRTGMCRPVRSTVPQIKTEPLHSSFNYSACHGAVAPAVPHQEYTNLYSPGAETGNVYVKHETPSLEFPDVPLFQLLNSELDPNVPGPHDSHNVVCPQMSTYNSIHPPPGHIAERSLCNMGSGGYPLPAQVGQHHPQKRAAYLPPSPPNSEPGSPDRRKELIQNLSPPPSYAVSMASKMAGVSPGPGLAPSVQTQAVPAQFTRRNNPDLDKRRIHHCDVPGCKKVYTKSSHLKAHLRTHTGEKPYKCSWEGCDWRFARSDELTRHFRKHTGAKPFQCAVCSRCFSRSDHLALHMKRHQN